Proteins from a genomic interval of Coccinella septempunctata chromosome 2, icCocSept1.1, whole genome shotgun sequence:
- the LOC123307255 gene encoding MYG1 protein isoform X2: MAVALRNSLIQKSSSLVKVLDDVWQGIMATNEKCLKMSKKIGTHSGVFHCDEVLACFMLKQLPLYRDADIIRTRDEAILSTCDIVVDVGAVYDPSTHRFDHHQRSFNETLSSVRPDLVKNKFIKLSSAGLIYAHYGLEVIAEICKTKDICLDSASLKCLFTYIYDIFVEEMDAIDNGVPMYPEGKPLYRINTNLSSRVGKMNLKWNEPEKLSSIDSLFHKAMSYVGAEFQQCVLEAATDWWPAREIVRKSIKQRKEIHPSGEIFILEDRCPWKDHLYAIEEELGIEGELKFVVFHDMSGSWRVQGIPVQPDSFICRVFLHRSWRGVRDQDLSDVAGIKDCVFCHSTGFIGGNQTKEGAIEMALKSLNAATIDKE, translated from the exons ATGGCTGTGGCTCTGAGAAATAGTCTCATTCAAAAATCTAGTTCATTAGTGAAAGTATTGGATGATGTGTGGCAAGG TATAATGGCAACAAATGAAAAGTGTTTAAAGATGTCGAAGAAAATAGGCACTCACAGTGGTGTCTTCCATTGTGATGAAGTTCTAGCATGTTTTATGTTGAAACAGTTACCCCTGTATAGAGATGCTGATATTATAAGAACTAGAGATGAAGCG ATTCTTTCAACTTGTGATATAGTGGTTGATGTAGGAGCAGTGTATGATCCCTCAACACATCGTTTTGATCATCATCAGAGAAGTTTTAATGAAACCTTATCTTCAGTCAGACCCGACTTAGTTAAGAATAAATTCATCAA GTTAAGTTCAGCCGGACTGATATATGCCCACTATGGTTTAGAAGTTATAGCAGAAATATGTAAAACTAAAGATATTTGCCTTGATTCTGCCTCACTGAAATGTTTATTTACATACATTTATGATATCTTTGTTGAAGAAATGGATGCTATTGATAATGGTGTACCAATGTATCCAGAAGGAAAACCGCTATATAGAATCAATACAAATCTAAGTTCACGTGTAGGAAAAATGAATCTGAAATGGAATGAACCTGAAAAATTATCAAGCATTGATAGTTTATTCCACAAAGCAATGTCTTATGTCGGAGCGGAATTTCAGCAATGTGTATTAGAG GCTGCAACAGACTGGTGGCCAGCAAGAGAAATTGTTCGTAAATCTATCAAACAGAGAAAGGAGATCCATCCTTCAGGGGAAATTTTCATATTAGAAGACAGGTGTCCATGGAAAGATCATTTGTATGCAATTGAAGAAGAGTTAGGAATTGAGGGTGAACTCAaatttgtagtttttcatgATATGTCGGGCAGTTGGAGAGTGCAAGGAATTCCAGTACAACCAGACAGTTTTATTTGCAG GGTTTTTCTTCATAGAAGTTGGAGAGGTGTGAGAGACCAAGATTTGTCAGATGTGGCTGGAATAAAAGACTGCGTTTTCTGTCATTCTACTGGCTTCATTGGAGGTAATCAAACAAAAGAAGGAGCAATAGAAATGGCTCTAAAAAGTTTGAATGCTGCTACAATAGATAAAGAGTGA
- the LOC123307255 gene encoding MYG1 protein isoform X1: MKNSSNVGKIFKVINYNLKILMAVALRNSLIQKSSSLVKVLDDVWQGFSIMATNEKCLKMSKKIGTHSGVFHCDEVLACFMLKQLPLYRDADIIRTRDEAILSTCDIVVDVGAVYDPSTHRFDHHQRSFNETLSSVRPDLVKNKFIKLSSAGLIYAHYGLEVIAEICKTKDICLDSASLKCLFTYIYDIFVEEMDAIDNGVPMYPEGKPLYRINTNLSSRVGKMNLKWNEPEKLSSIDSLFHKAMSYVGAEFQQCVLEAATDWWPAREIVRKSIKQRKEIHPSGEIFILEDRCPWKDHLYAIEEELGIEGELKFVVFHDMSGSWRVQGIPVQPDSFICRVFLHRSWRGVRDQDLSDVAGIKDCVFCHSTGFIGGNQTKEGAIEMALKSLNAATIDKE, translated from the exons ATGAAAAATAGTTCAAATGTTGGGAAAATTTTTAAGGTTATAAATTATAACCTCAAAATTCTTATGGCTGTGGCTCTGAGAAATAGTCTCATTCAAAAATCTAGTTCATTAGTGAAAGTATTGGATGATGTGTGGCAAGG TTTCAGTATAATGGCAACAAATGAAAAGTGTTTAAAGATGTCGAAGAAAATAGGCACTCACAGTGGTGTCTTCCATTGTGATGAAGTTCTAGCATGTTTTATGTTGAAACAGTTACCCCTGTATAGAGATGCTGATATTATAAGAACTAGAGATGAAGCG ATTCTTTCAACTTGTGATATAGTGGTTGATGTAGGAGCAGTGTATGATCCCTCAACACATCGTTTTGATCATCATCAGAGAAGTTTTAATGAAACCTTATCTTCAGTCAGACCCGACTTAGTTAAGAATAAATTCATCAA GTTAAGTTCAGCCGGACTGATATATGCCCACTATGGTTTAGAAGTTATAGCAGAAATATGTAAAACTAAAGATATTTGCCTTGATTCTGCCTCACTGAAATGTTTATTTACATACATTTATGATATCTTTGTTGAAGAAATGGATGCTATTGATAATGGTGTACCAATGTATCCAGAAGGAAAACCGCTATATAGAATCAATACAAATCTAAGTTCACGTGTAGGAAAAATGAATCTGAAATGGAATGAACCTGAAAAATTATCAAGCATTGATAGTTTATTCCACAAAGCAATGTCTTATGTCGGAGCGGAATTTCAGCAATGTGTATTAGAG GCTGCAACAGACTGGTGGCCAGCAAGAGAAATTGTTCGTAAATCTATCAAACAGAGAAAGGAGATCCATCCTTCAGGGGAAATTTTCATATTAGAAGACAGGTGTCCATGGAAAGATCATTTGTATGCAATTGAAGAAGAGTTAGGAATTGAGGGTGAACTCAaatttgtagtttttcatgATATGTCGGGCAGTTGGAGAGTGCAAGGAATTCCAGTACAACCAGACAGTTTTATTTGCAG GGTTTTTCTTCATAGAAGTTGGAGAGGTGTGAGAGACCAAGATTTGTCAGATGTGGCTGGAATAAAAGACTGCGTTTTCTGTCATTCTACTGGCTTCATTGGAGGTAATCAAACAAAAGAAGGAGCAATAGAAATGGCTCTAAAAAGTTTGAATGCTGCTACAATAGATAAAGAGTGA